A portion of the Paenibacillus hamazuiensis genome contains these proteins:
- a CDS encoding carbohydrate ABC transporter permease translates to MEERVKLSKIIATVVLFAVSLLFLMPFFWMLSASFKLETDVFKYPIEWIPHSWHAIQNYSEVWMGKYPFYKYYWNSIKVSVLTTLISCTVSAMAAYGFSKIDFPAGKWLFLIVLATYMVPGQAIQIPQFILYRNIGLFDSHFGLILLGCFSVLGTFMLRQFFMGLHNEFIESAKIDGAGHWRIFWQIAFPLVRPAVATYAILRFIWTWNDYQYPLIFIRSDKLYTIQLAMQKFASINGEFYSLIMAAAVSAIIPLLIIFMLGQKSVIEGIAVGGVKG, encoded by the coding sequence GTGGAGGAACGCGTAAAGTTAAGTAAAATCATCGCAACCGTCGTGTTATTTGCCGTCAGCCTGCTGTTCCTGATGCCGTTCTTCTGGATGCTTTCGGCATCGTTCAAGCTGGAGACGGACGTTTTCAAATATCCGATCGAATGGATTCCGCACAGCTGGCACGCGATCCAGAACTACAGCGAAGTATGGATGGGCAAATATCCTTTCTATAAGTATTACTGGAATTCGATTAAAGTATCCGTGCTGACGACGCTCATTTCGTGCACCGTTTCGGCGATGGCCGCTTACGGCTTCTCGAAAATCGACTTTCCCGCGGGGAAATGGCTGTTTCTGATCGTGCTGGCCACCTACATGGTTCCCGGCCAGGCGATCCAAATTCCGCAGTTTATTTTGTACCGCAACATCGGCTTGTTCGACAGCCACTTCGGGCTCATCCTGCTTGGCTGCTTCAGCGTGCTGGGAACGTTTATGCTGCGCCAGTTTTTCATGGGACTGCACAACGAATTTATCGAATCGGCGAAAATCGACGGAGCCGGACATTGGCGCATCTTCTGGCAAATTGCGTTTCCGCTCGTGCGGCCGGCCGTCGCCACGTATGCGATCCTGCGTTTTATTTGGACGTGGAACGATTACCAGTATCCGCTGATCTTTATCCGCTCGGACAAACTGTACACGATTCAGCTGGCGATGCAAAAATTCGCTTCGATCAACGGCGAATTTTACTCGCTGATCATGGCCGCTGCGGTTTCCGCGATCATCCCGCTGCTCATCATCTTTATGCTCGGACAGAAGAGCGTCATCGAAGGCATTGCAGTCGGCGGAGTCAAGGGCTGA
- a CDS encoding sensor histidine kinase, with the protein MYRRWLRLFSIKSFRTKLTLVSVICIMLPALATLTVYNYLTRDAVKDQAVSNAQETLKLVDGHVTNVLQYMTYLLNYFEFDTGISMALQQLNATAYDKERMTNEQFITGREVYYKIDGLTFAGEKSYLTIILRNGLYFTNYPTHDFAPESLLKEPWLENAKNVYGYNSYWVGTLPTAFASERLSNNPYQLTVVRPLRLPDMTIYGYVVVTIMESQIHRYFQELPSGLEVMLLDGNNRILSHTDPARIGQGFPYLKQAEANHDTNIVRIDGTDYLISRRDLVFNGWRLVSLIPYRTAVSKINSIFENVFLLQLVSFALFFILLMIALRAFTKPLLKLDKVAGLVQKGDLSVRSYIRGHDEIGRLGKSFDLMLDRISAMIDEITLTQVRKRKAELKMLQAQINPHFLFNVLNSIRMKVFGRGDRESAEMISSLSKLLRMTIQDDGYISLHEEVETAIDYMKLMNMRQKQKVQLEVDIATDVFLERVPRLFLQPMIENALIHGLSQRAGTIRLQATADQECVRIEVEDDGQGMDEAQLARIRSRLTLSAEEAGEPERKGFSSIGLANVYERMRMTFGDAFRMEIDSEPGRGTCVTMYIPKHKEESEHV; encoded by the coding sequence ATGTACAGGCGCTGGCTGCGTTTATTTTCCATCAAATCGTTCCGCACCAAGCTGACGCTCGTGTCCGTCATCTGCATTATGCTGCCTGCGCTCGCGACTCTCACCGTTTACAACTATTTGACGCGCGATGCGGTGAAGGATCAGGCGGTATCGAACGCGCAGGAGACGCTGAAGCTGGTGGATGGGCACGTCACAAACGTGCTCCAATACATGACTTATCTGCTCAACTACTTTGAGTTTGACACGGGAATAAGCATGGCATTGCAGCAGCTAAATGCCACTGCCTACGACAAAGAAAGAATGACCAACGAACAGTTCATCACGGGCCGTGAGGTGTATTACAAGATTGACGGGTTGACTTTTGCAGGGGAAAAGAGCTACTTGACGATTATTCTGCGGAACGGCCTTTACTTTACCAATTATCCGACTCACGATTTTGCTCCGGAAAGCTTGCTGAAGGAGCCGTGGCTCGAAAACGCCAAAAACGTATACGGTTATAATTCCTATTGGGTAGGAACTTTGCCTACTGCATTCGCCAGCGAGCGGTTAAGCAACAATCCTTACCAGCTTACGGTCGTTCGCCCTTTGAGGCTTCCGGATATGACGATATACGGCTATGTTGTCGTGACGATCATGGAAAGCCAAATCCACAGGTATTTTCAGGAGCTGCCGTCCGGCCTCGAGGTGATGCTGCTGGACGGGAACAACCGGATTTTGTCCCATACGGATCCGGCCCGGATCGGCCAAGGTTTTCCTTATCTGAAGCAGGCGGAAGCCAATCACGACACCAATATCGTGCGCATTGACGGGACGGACTATTTAATTTCCAGGCGGGATCTCGTATTTAACGGCTGGAGGCTCGTGTCGCTTATCCCGTACCGGACCGCCGTCTCGAAGATCAACTCGATTTTCGAAAACGTATTTTTGCTTCAGCTCGTTTCTTTTGCGTTGTTTTTTATTTTGCTGATGATCGCGCTGCGCGCTTTTACGAAGCCGCTGCTCAAGCTGGATAAAGTCGCCGGTTTGGTGCAAAAGGGCGATCTGAGCGTGCGCTCCTACATCCGCGGCCACGATGAAATCGGCCGGCTCGGCAAATCGTTCGACTTGATGCTCGACCGCATCTCGGCGATGATCGACGAAATCACGCTCACCCAGGTCCGCAAGCGCAAAGCGGAGCTTAAGATGCTGCAGGCGCAGATCAATCCGCATTTTTTGTTTAACGTGCTTAACTCGATCCGTATGAAGGTGTTCGGCCGAGGCGACCGGGAAAGCGCGGAGATGATCAGCTCGCTGTCCAAGCTGCTGAGGATGACGATCCAGGACGACGGTTACATTTCGCTGCATGAAGAGGTGGAAACCGCCATCGATTACATGAAGCTGATGAATATGAGGCAGAAGCAGAAGGTGCAGCTTGAGGTCGACATCGCCACAGATGTATTTCTGGAGCGCGTACCCCGGTTGTTTTTGCAGCCGATGATCGAAAATGCGCTGATTCACGGGCTGAGCCAGCGTGCCGGAACGATCCGGCTGCAGGCGACGGCGGACCAGGAGTGCGTGCGCATTGAGGTCGAAGACGACGGGCAAGGAATGGATGAAGCGCAGCTCGCCCGAATACGCAGCCGGTTGACCTTGAGCGCGGAGGAAGCGGGGGA